In Methanosphaera sp. ISO3-F5, a genomic segment contains:
- a CDS encoding serine protein kinase RIO: MKEKHYQDADNQMRKLEETKRLKSVEDKQVSSEVFDNKTLQVLYKLAKQGYLKSLNGVISTGKEANVFLGIDDDDKEVAVKIYRVVTLDFKKIKEYIAGDPRFKSHGNNTRQIITAWTQKEFKNLSRLYKLGLNVPEPYTANENVLVMEYLEHSPDDASAAPPLSKIKLDNAGEVFEEIIDFMDVAYNEAQLVHGDLSRYNILYSHGHPYVIDVSQATLTSHPSSMQLLDRDIENIVYDSKKFNLNLTFDYIKNRIVRKE; encoded by the coding sequence TTGAAGGAAAAACATTACCAGGATGCAGATAACCAGATGCGAAAGTTAGAGGAAACAAAAAGGCTTAAGAGTGTTGAGGATAAGCAGGTATCTAGTGAAGTGTTTGATAACAAGACTTTGCAGGTATTATATAAGTTAGCTAAACAGGGATATCTTAAGAGCTTGAATGGTGTTATAAGCACTGGTAAAGAGGCTAACGTTTTTCTTGGAATTGATGATGATGACAAGGAAGTTGCTGTTAAGATTTACAGGGTAGTTACTCTTGATTTTAAGAAGATTAAGGAGTATATAGCGGGGGATCCACGTTTTAAAAGTCATGGAAATAATACTCGTCAGATTATTACTGCTTGGACTCAGAAGGAGTTTAAGAATCTTAGCAGGTTATATAAGTTGGGCTTGAATGTTCCTGAGCCTTACACTGCTAATGAAAACGTGCTCGTTATGGAGTACTTGGAGCATTCCCCTGATGATGCTAGTGCTGCTCCACCTCTTAGCAAGATTAAGCTTGATAATGCGGGTGAAGTGTTTGAGGAGATTATTGATTTCATGGATGTAGCATATAATGAGGCTCAGCTTGTTCATGGGGATCTTTCAAGGTATAATATTCTTTATTCTCATGGCCATCCTTATGTTATTGATGTGTCCCAGGCTACACTTACTAGTCATCCGTCTAGTATGCAGTTGTTGGACAGGGATATTGAGAATATTGTTTATGATAGTAAGAAGTTTAATTTAAATTTAACATTTGATTATATTAAGAACAGAATTGTGAGAAAAGAGTGA
- the eif1A gene encoding translation initiation factor eIF-1A, producing the protein MKKSNKNNNKNRNNNNNQQGEQTVRVRSPRKGEIPGIVEQILGHGKLKVRCNDKNIRLCRIPGKMKKRIWIREGDVVLVKPWDFQSDEKADVIWRYTRTEANYLERRGFLKI; encoded by the coding sequence TTGAAGAAATCAAATAAGAATAATAATAAAAACAGGAACAATAACAACAATCAGCAGGGAGAACAAACAGTTCGTGTAAGAAGTCCACGAAAAGGAGAAATTCCTGGAATTGTTGAACAAATCCTTGGACATGGAAAACTCAAAGTAAGATGTAATGATAAGAACATCAGATTATGCCGTATACCTGGAAAAATGAAAAAACGTATATGGATCCGTGAAGGTGATGTGGTACTTGTCAAACCATGGGACTTCCAAAGTGATGAAAAAGCTGACGTCATATGGAGGTACACACGTACCGAAGCTAACTACCTTGAAAGAAGAGGATTCTTAAAAATATAA
- a CDS encoding arsenic resistance protein — protein sequence MDLIEKLEPALIFGSVILGLMLHDIEFLRSISPSLITIFLALMLFALFLDVPLNDIRNSFRNIKFTSTSLIINFIWTPLFGYFLGNLFLNGNLDLFIGFVMLILTPCTDWYLVFTKMSKGNLPLSLSILPLNLVLQLVLLPVYLLLFFSSSNSLELVNLADSLITFIVLPFIASLIVKYILKDKPIKDKITSGFSSLQLPFLCIAIFGLFNTEAKSLISNLDQIGVLFIPVILFFIVNFILDYVVSRRLKFNYEDYASLTLTTLARNSPLALAIAISSFTNHELVAIALVVGPLIELPVLYIVSRVLLRIREDY from the coding sequence ATGGACTTAATAGAAAAATTAGAGCCAGCACTTATTTTTGGTTCTGTCATATTAGGTTTGATGTTACATGATATAGAGTTTCTTCGAAGTATAAGTCCATCACTCATAACTATTTTTTTAGCATTAATGCTGTTTGCACTATTTCTTGATGTTCCACTGAATGATATCAGGAATAGTTTCAGAAACATTAAATTTACGAGCACCAGTTTAATCATTAATTTTATCTGGACACCATTATTCGGCTATTTTCTTGGTAACCTGTTTTTAAATGGTAATCTGGACTTGTTCATCGGATTTGTGATGCTGATATTAACTCCGTGTACTGATTGGTATCTTGTATTTACGAAGATGAGTAAGGGAAACCTGCCACTTAGTTTATCAATATTGCCACTTAACTTGGTGCTTCAACTGGTACTGTTGCCGGTTTATCTGTTATTGTTTTTCTCCAGTTCCAATAGTTTGGAGTTAGTGAATCTGGCTGATAGTTTAATAACATTTATTGTATTACCATTTATTGCTTCATTAATAGTAAAATATATATTGAAGGATAAACCTATTAAAGATAAGATAACATCAGGTTTCAGTAGTTTACAGTTGCCTTTCTTATGTATTGCAATTTTTGGATTGTTCAATACTGAGGCTAAGAGTTTAATAAGTAATCTTGACCAGATAGGTGTACTGTTTATTCCGGTTATATTGTTTTTTATTGTGAACTTTATACTGGATTATGTTGTGAGCAGAAGATTAAAATTTAATTACGAGGATTATGCAAGCCTTACACTAACTACTCTTGCCCGTAATTCACCCCTTGCATTGGCTATTGCAATTAGTTCTTTCACTAATCATGAGTTGGTTGCTATTGCCCTGGTTGTTGGGCCGTTAATTGAATTACCAGTATTGTATATTGTGTCAAGAGTATTGCTTAGAATAAGAGAAGATTATTAA
- a CDS encoding orotate phosphoribosyltransferase-like protein has protein sequence MNNKLIEKATELRNKGLTTGEIADELNISKDTTQWLIMQMSNVTKTKQKQKPDDFAINWKTVGSSSARMQYVSSALADLAIEEQEIDVVVGISVSGVPFATIMADLLDAELSVFHPVKHMKNESAQGAISNNFATIKNKKVVIVDDVITSGTTITDAINVCKTHGAQPVAVTVLVDKKGLNDLNNVPIKSLIKINKVG, from the coding sequence ATGAACAACAAACTAATAGAAAAAGCAACAGAATTAAGAAACAAAGGATTAACAACAGGTGAAATTGCTGACGAATTAAACATATCCAAGGACACAACCCAATGGTTAATCATGCAGATGAGTAATGTAACCAAAACCAAACAAAAACAAAAACCTGACGATTTCGCAATAAACTGGAAAACAGTAGGATCCAGTTCAGCAAGAATGCAGTACGTTTCAAGCGCACTAGCAGACCTTGCAATCGAGGAACAGGAAATAGACGTTGTTGTTGGAATAAGTGTCAGCGGAGTACCATTCGCAACAATAATGGCAGACTTACTTGATGCAGAATTATCCGTATTCCACCCTGTTAAACACATGAAGAATGAATCCGCACAGGGAGCAATAAGTAACAACTTTGCAACCATTAAAAACAAGAAAGTTGTTATTGTTGATGATGTAATAACTAGTGGTACTACTATTACCGATGCAATCAATGTATGTAAAACTCATGGTGCACAACCAGTAGCAGTCACAGTACTTGTTGATAAGAAGGGACTAAATGACTTGAATAATGTACCTATTAAATCATTAATTAAAATTAATAAAGTAGGATAA